One Armatimonadota bacterium genomic window carries:
- a CDS encoding four helix bundle protein codes for MADYRSLDVWQLGRSIVTTAYRFTELLPEAEKDGLTRQIKSSAIAVPAAIADGAGRANDVQYLRLIQDALGAISTLDTLVLLAADLEYVEEFHTHDIEKRTKELSTKLRALASKLESDAFGVRKRQFEPRRSFSDGPSDEAPASEEGDDRPRRPRAPREEGGDDRPRRTYRREPEGDDRPPRRSYRDGGDDRPSGGGYRGGSRDSGGPRGTGGPRGTGGPRSSGGPRGGSGGTGGFGGRPKGPGRPSSGGDRPPRRRKSD; via the coding sequence ATGGCCGATTATCGAAGTCTCGACGTTTGGCAACTCGGTCGTTCCATTGTAACGACCGCTTATCGATTTACCGAGCTGTTGCCGGAAGCCGAGAAAGACGGCCTAACCCGTCAAATCAAGAGTTCGGCGATCGCCGTTCCCGCCGCGATTGCGGATGGAGCCGGTCGTGCGAACGATGTACAGTACCTGCGCCTAATCCAGGACGCATTGGGTGCGATTTCCACGCTCGACACGCTGGTCCTGCTGGCCGCCGATCTCGAATATGTCGAAGAGTTTCACACTCATGACATCGAGAAGCGCACGAAGGAGCTTTCGACGAAGCTCCGCGCGTTGGCGAGCAAGCTGGAGAGCGACGCCTTTGGCGTTCGCAAGCGACAGTTTGAGCCGCGAAGATCGTTCTCGGATGGGCCGTCCGACGAGGCTCCGGCCTCGGAAGAAGGTGATGACCGACCGCGACGACCGCGCGCACCTCGTGAAGAGGGCGGTGACGATCGACCTCGGCGCACGTATCGACGCGAGCCGGAAGGCGACGACCGACCTCCGCGCCGAAGCTACCGCGACGGCGGCGACGACCGACCTTCGGGTGGCGGCTATCGAGGCGGCTCGAGAGATTCGGGCGGACCTCGGGGCACAGGTGGCCCACGCGGCACCGGCGGACCTCGAAGTTCGGGCGGTCCGCGAGGTGGTTCGGGCGGAACAGGCGGCTTTGGCGGACGACCAAAAGGTCCGGGCCGACCAAGCAGCGGTGGTGATCGCCCGCCGCGACGCAGAAAAAGCGATTAA
- a CDS encoding PEP-CTERM sorting domain-containing protein: MKFFGLISLGLLASSSFASVVWYNGDDDGNRGFAALSGTPNGQGNFEFRQCEDFVWNSPNNATFVMGTMVGTSSFSQINWEIRDNGNIFMNQIGNVIASGTANAQLTSLGSWSVVPSFIEFAMTADIGSVPLQNGHYYILDMAIVVPDALFTGGFTTTSGANGVGSPLNNANSFSLDPADNFTVNFFDLSMGIGDSPVPEPASIAVLGLGVVCLLRKKKK; encoded by the coding sequence ATGAAGTTTTTCGGACTCATTTCACTTGGCCTTTTGGCAAGTTCTTCGTTTGCATCTGTCGTCTGGTATAACGGCGACGACGATGGTAATAGGGGTTTCGCAGCCCTGTCTGGAACTCCCAACGGTCAAGGAAATTTCGAATTTCGACAATGCGAAGACTTTGTTTGGAACTCCCCCAATAATGCGACGTTTGTGATGGGAACAATGGTCGGCACGTCTAGCTTCTCCCAAATCAATTGGGAGATTCGAGACAACGGAAACATCTTCATGAACCAAATCGGCAATGTGATTGCATCTGGAACCGCAAATGCTCAGTTGACTTCCCTCGGTTCTTGGTCCGTCGTGCCGAGTTTCATCGAGTTCGCGATGACGGCCGATATTGGTTCCGTTCCACTTCAGAACGGGCATTATTATATTCTCGACATGGCGATTGTCGTGCCGGACGCGTTGTTCACCGGAGGGTTCACGACCACTAGTGGTGCCAATGGCGTTGGATCGCCACTCAATAATGCCAACTCCTTTAGTTTAGACCCAGCCGACAATTTTACAGTCAACTTCTTCGACCTGAGCATGGGAATCGGCGACAGCCCCGTGCCCGAACCGGCTTCGATTGCGGTCCTAGGGCTTGGTGTGGTTTGCCTACTTCGTAAAAAGAAGAAATAG
- a CDS encoding DUF423 domain-containing protein translates to MVNSNRFAALAALLGGLAVILGAFGAHALGDKVSAKDLDIWKTGAHYHLVHSVALLALCLWDREGKFRMVAWLWLVGILIFAGSLYALVLSQVRVLGAITPIGGLCLIIGWLILAVKLFRAGAEPG, encoded by the coding sequence ATAGTGAATTCGAACCGATTTGCAGCGTTGGCCGCGCTTTTGGGCGGTTTGGCCGTGATCCTGGGGGCTTTTGGAGCCCATGCTTTGGGCGATAAGGTGAGCGCAAAAGATTTGGACATCTGGAAGACGGGCGCACACTACCATCTGGTGCATTCGGTTGCGCTGTTGGCACTGTGCCTTTGGGATCGCGAAGGGAAGTTTCGGATGGTGGCGTGGCTGTGGCTCGTGGGGATTTTGATCTTCGCCGGGAGCCTATATGCGCTGGTGTTGAGCCAGGTTCGAGTGTTGGGGGCGATCACGCCGATCGGCGGGTTGTGTTTGATTATTGGGTGGCTGATATTGGCGGTGAAGCTGTTTCGGGCGGGCGCCGAACCAGGCTAA
- a CDS encoding isoprenyl transferase, whose product MAQATLNRIQKKAVELGIDLDRLPQHVAIIMDGNGRWAKKKGWQRLLGHREGYKALRGALLDASELGIKYLTVYAFSAENWRRPEDEVSGLMRLIETAAREELRTMHQNNVRVNVSGRIEELPKGLQEALDHGIETTSENTGIVFTLAVNYGGRAEIVDAVRDVVAAGFDPEDITEDIISAHLYNPHHPEPDLMIRTAGEMRWSNFLIWQGAYCELWVTNDPWPEFSAKHLLDAVKEYQKRTRKFGAVVDEPEES is encoded by the coding sequence ATGGCCCAGGCAACCCTCAACCGCATCCAGAAGAAAGCCGTCGAGCTTGGCATCGACCTCGACCGCCTTCCCCAGCATGTCGCCATCATCATGGACGGCAACGGCCGCTGGGCCAAAAAGAAGGGCTGGCAACGTCTACTCGGCCATCGCGAAGGCTACAAAGCCCTACGCGGTGCGCTTCTGGATGCGAGTGAGTTGGGCATCAAATACCTCACCGTCTACGCCTTCTCGGCCGAGAATTGGCGACGCCCCGAAGACGAAGTCTCCGGTCTGATGAGGCTCATCGAAACCGCCGCTCGCGAAGAGCTCCGCACGATGCACCAAAACAACGTGCGGGTAAACGTCTCGGGCCGGATCGAAGAATTGCCAAAAGGACTTCAAGAAGCCCTCGACCATGGCATTGAAACCACGAGCGAGAACACCGGCATCGTCTTCACGCTGGCCGTCAACTACGGGGGTCGGGCCGAAATTGTCGACGCCGTCCGCGACGTTGTGGCCGCCGGTTTCGATCCCGAGGACATTACGGAAGACATCATTTCCGCCCACCTCTACAACCCGCACCACCCAGAACCGGACCTCATGATCCGCACGGCCGGAGAAATGCGCTGGTCAAACTTCCTCATCTGGCAAGGCGCATACTGCGAACTCTGGGTCACCAATGACCCGTGGCCGGAATTCTCGGCCAAACACCTGCTCGACGCCGTGAAGGAATACCAAAAGCGCACCCGCAAATTCGGCGCAGTGGTCGATGAGCCAGAAGAAAGCTAA
- the groL gene encoding chaperonin GroEL codes for MAAKNLVFDEAARRALERGVNKVADAVKVTLGPKGRNVVLDKKWGSPTITKDGVTVAKEIELEDPYENMGAQLCKEVASKTNDVAGDGTTTATVLAQAIVNEGLRYVAAGGNPIAVKRGIDKAVEQVVSHIKSSAQPIKDKEQVEFVATIAGNDSEVGKHVAEAMDKVGKDGVITVEESKGRETVLEVVEGMQFDRGYLSPYFVTDPERMEAVLENPLILIHEKKISNAQEFLPFLEKAAAARRPIVLIAEDIEGDALATIVLNKIRGVLQIAAVKAPGFGDRRKAMLEDIAVLTNGKFISEDLGVKLDNVAVDMLGTAKKVIISKEETTIIEGSGSKEDVMGRIEQIKRQIENTDSNYDREKLQERLAKLSGGVAVIKVGASTETELKEKKHRYEDALSATRAAVDEGIVAGGGSTLLRASEKLSTKDMTADEATGVAIVKRAIEEPLRHIAKNAGLEGSVIVEKVRDAKDGFGLNAVSGEIVDMVKAGIVDPAKVTRSTIQNAASIAALVLTTETLVVDKPEAKKGGGGMPGGMDDMGGMGGF; via the coding sequence ATGGCAGCAAAGAATCTAGTGTTTGATGAAGCGGCGCGACGAGCGCTGGAGCGAGGCGTCAATAAGGTCGCCGACGCGGTCAAAGTTACGCTCGGTCCCAAGGGCCGAAACGTCGTTCTCGACAAGAAGTGGGGCAGTCCCACCATCACCAAGGACGGCGTCACGGTCGCCAAGGAAATCGAGCTTGAAGATCCGTATGAGAATATGGGCGCCCAGCTCTGCAAGGAAGTTGCGTCCAAGACCAACGACGTCGCGGGCGACGGCACTACCACGGCTACCGTTCTGGCCCAGGCCATCGTGAACGAAGGTCTACGCTACGTGGCAGCCGGTGGCAACCCAATTGCCGTCAAGCGCGGCATCGATAAGGCCGTCGAGCAGGTCGTTTCCCACATCAAGTCCTCGGCTCAGCCGATCAAGGATAAGGAGCAGGTCGAGTTCGTGGCCACGATCGCCGGTAACGATTCCGAAGTCGGCAAGCACGTCGCTGAGGCGATGGACAAGGTCGGCAAGGACGGCGTCATCACCGTCGAAGAGTCGAAGGGCCGCGAGACGGTTCTCGAAGTCGTCGAAGGTATGCAGTTCGACCGCGGCTACCTCAGCCCGTACTTCGTGACCGACCCCGAGCGCATGGAAGCCGTTCTCGAGAACCCGCTGATCCTCATCCATGAGAAGAAGATCAGCAACGCGCAGGAGTTCCTGCCGTTCCTGGAGAAGGCTGCTGCCGCTCGACGCCCGATCGTTCTGATCGCGGAAGATATCGAAGGCGACGCGTTGGCGACTATCGTTCTGAACAAGATTCGTGGCGTACTCCAGATCGCGGCCGTCAAGGCGCCGGGCTTCGGCGACCGACGAAAGGCGATGCTGGAAGACATCGCGGTTCTGACCAACGGCAAGTTCATCAGCGAAGACCTCGGTGTCAAGCTGGATAACGTGGCGGTGGACATGCTGGGAACGGCCAAGAAGGTCATCATCAGCAAGGAAGAGACGACCATCATCGAGGGCTCCGGCTCCAAGGAAGACGTGATGGGCCGAATCGAGCAGATCAAGCGACAGATCGAGAACACCGACAGCAACTACGACCGAGAAAAGCTCCAGGAGCGACTGGCCAAGCTTTCGGGCGGCGTTGCGGTGATCAAGGTCGGCGCATCGACCGAAACCGAACTGAAAGAGAAGAAGCACCGATACGAAGACGCTCTCTCGGCGACCCGCGCGGCCGTCGACGAAGGCATCGTGGCCGGCGGCGGCTCGACCCTGCTCCGCGCAAGCGAGAAGCTCTCGACGAAGGACATGACCGCCGACGAGGCGACCGGTGTCGCCATCGTGAAGCGCGCGATCGAAGAGCCTCTGCGCCACATCGCGAAGAACGCGGGCCTGGAAGGTTCGGTCATTGTCGAGAAGGTTCGCGACGCGAAGGACGGCTTCGGCCTGAACGCGGTCTCGGGTGAGATCGTGGACATGGTCAAGGCTGGCATCGTCGATCCGGCCAAGGTCACTCGTTCGACGATCCAGAACGCGGCTTCGATCGCGGCTTTGGTCTTGACGACCGAGACGCTGGTTGTCGACAAGCCGGAAGCCAAGAAGGGCGGCGGCGGAATGCCGGGCGGCATGGACGACATGGGCGGAATGGGCGGCTTCTAA
- a CDS encoding PEP-CTERM sorting domain-containing protein, producing the protein MNYRNMKIMSLVAGVVTAGFASAGTYTFEPSNGNLSNLDHYYAYSWGIDFNVPQGETITGATLTIKNIWDWTQENDILYVQMLDNPASGVKSFYDNQGGGNYFGGQGTAVGTWSDPVGGHSTNTNLTFDLGSLGLLNKLNQYAADGRFGFGFDPDCHYYNDGVKLTITTSSPVPEPASFATLGVGAFALLRRRKKNVR; encoded by the coding sequence ATGAATTATAGGAACATGAAGATCATGTCCTTGGTTGCAGGTGTGGTTACAGCGGGATTTGCTTCCGCAGGCACGTACACCTTCGAACCGAGCAACGGGAATCTTTCGAATCTTGACCACTATTACGCCTATTCGTGGGGTATCGACTTCAACGTCCCGCAGGGCGAAACGATCACGGGCGCAACCCTGACGATCAAAAACATTTGGGACTGGACCCAGGAAAACGACATCCTATACGTTCAGATGTTGGACAACCCGGCTTCGGGCGTCAAGAGCTTTTACGACAACCAGGGCGGCGGCAACTACTTTGGTGGTCAGGGCACCGCGGTTGGTACTTGGTCTGACCCGGTTGGCGGCCATTCGACCAACACCAACCTGACGTTCGACCTCGGCTCGCTGGGTCTGCTGAACAAGCTGAACCAGTACGCGGCTGACGGCCGATTTGGCTTCGGCTTCGACCCGGACTGCCACTACTACAACGACGGCGTCAAGCTGACGATCACGACTTCGAGCCCAGTGCCGGAACCGGCTTCGTTCGCTACCCTCGGCGTTGGCGCATTCGCGCTGCTTCGCCGACGCAAGAAGAACGTTCGCTAA
- a CDS encoding YggS family pyridoxal phosphate-dependent enzyme: protein MKARYQAVLDEIARNCDLVGRDPASVTLIAASKTQPADIVRKLYDLGHLHFGESRLQELIPKAETLPPDIVWHFIGKLQSNKLRRAAEICDVIHTIETESQVKEISKLSKPIQVLIEVNTANEPQKSGILEKSLDEFHNCVIQSDLAIFRGLMTIGPIVREAEDSRPYFEKLRRLNEKVGGDWLSMGMSKDFGVAIQEGATHVRVGTSLFGER from the coding sequence ATGAAGGCCCGGTACCAAGCCGTTCTCGACGAGATCGCGCGCAATTGCGATCTCGTCGGGCGCGACCCGGCGAGCGTCACTCTCATCGCCGCCAGCAAAACCCAGCCCGCCGATATTGTTCGGAAACTGTACGATCTTGGCCATCTCCATTTCGGCGAGAGCCGCCTGCAAGAACTCATTCCCAAAGCCGAAACTTTGCCGCCAGACATCGTATGGCACTTCATCGGCAAGCTACAGAGCAATAAACTGCGCCGAGCCGCCGAAATATGCGACGTTATTCACACCATCGAGACCGAGTCTCAGGTTAAGGAAATTAGTAAGCTTTCCAAACCAATTCAGGTGCTCATCGAGGTAAATACTGCGAATGAACCACAAAAGTCTGGAATTTTAGAAAAAAGCCTTGACGAATTCCACAACTGTGTCATACAATCTGACCTAGCAATATTCCGAGGTTTGATGACCATCGGTCCGATTGTTCGGGAAGCGGAGGATTCGCGACCTTACTTCGAAAAGCTTCGAAGGTTGAACGAGAAAGTCGGAGGCGATTGGCTCAGCATGGGAATGAGCAAAGATTTTGGCGTGGCCATCCAGGAAGGAGCGACCCACGTCAGAGTTGGAACCTCTCTCTTCGGGGAGAGATAA
- a CDS encoding co-chaperone GroES encodes MANLKPLGDKVVVEVLDAEEKTASGIYLPDSAKKKPQEGTVIATGNGRVLDSGERNKLTVKVGDRVLFSKYGGNEVSLDGKEYTILDEDQIYAILG; translated from the coding sequence ATGGCAAATTTGAAACCACTCGGTGATAAAGTCGTCGTTGAGGTGCTCGACGCAGAAGAGAAGACTGCGAGCGGCATCTACCTGCCCGATAGCGCAAAGAAGAAGCCGCAAGAGGGCACCGTCATCGCCACTGGCAATGGCCGCGTGCTGGACAGCGGCGAGCGCAACAAGCTCACCGTCAAGGTCGGCGACCGCGTGCTTTTCAGCAAGTACGGCGGCAACGAGGTCTCCCTCGACGGTAAGGAATACACCATCCTGGACGAGGACCAGATCTACGCCATCCTCGGCTAA
- a CDS encoding DUF552 domain-containing protein, whose translation MEEMVQDKPSIIGKIANLFTRQDDEFVDDFEPETMDQPVVMSPMRPTHRYTITVRKEVMNFEDAMATANGLKHGEQQILNLTLLTPEVKDKVLNFLCGVNYVQEGTWEELGPDVYLIAPKQALVEVAPATPRMNALKN comes from the coding sequence ATGGAAGAGATGGTACAGGACAAACCGTCCATTATCGGCAAAATCGCCAACCTGTTTACCCGCCAAGACGACGAGTTCGTCGACGACTTCGAACCTGAAACCATGGATCAGCCCGTCGTCATGTCGCCGATGCGGCCGACCCACCGGTACACCATCACGGTTCGAAAAGAGGTTATGAACTTCGAAGATGCCATGGCCACCGCCAATGGCCTCAAGCATGGCGAACAGCAAATTTTGAATCTCACCCTTCTGACTCCCGAAGTGAAAGACAAGGTCCTGAACTTCCTTTGCGGCGTCAACTATGTCCAAGAAGGAACTTGGGAAGAACTCGGCCCCGATGTTTATCTCATCGCCCCGAAACAGGCTTTAGTCGAAGTTGCTCCGGCAACGCCACGAATGAACGCGCTCAAGAATTAA
- a CDS encoding M20/M25/M40 family metallo-hydrolase encodes MNTELLKELVEGHGVPGQEDQIRKIVARELKGICELSTDYMGNLIAVKKGSGNGKKLMLAAHMDEIGFVVKFIDKDGFIRINPLGGFDPRQLNSQRVIVHTAKGPLNGVLMYGTKPKHLLTDAEANAGQNLDSFFVDVGLGDKTKDVVTIGDMVSMSRQMISLGDLFSCKAMDDRVCVFIMIEAVKKAKKHKVDVYAVATVQEEIGLRGASAAGSAIAPDIVVALDVTLANDIPGVPEQDHVTKLGKGAAIKILDGSLICHPKVVEHFRQVAIKNKIPYQMEVLPRGGTDAGGIQRLHGGIPAFTLSTPTRYIHTVNETVHKDDVKACIDLLAKYIENAHEGNYSYE; translated from the coding sequence ATGAACACGGAATTGCTCAAGGAATTAGTGGAAGGGCACGGCGTCCCCGGTCAGGAAGACCAAATCCGCAAGATCGTCGCCCGCGAGCTAAAGGGCATCTGTGAGCTATCGACCGACTACATGGGCAACCTGATCGCGGTCAAAAAAGGGTCTGGCAATGGCAAAAAGCTGATGCTCGCCGCCCACATGGACGAAATCGGCTTTGTCGTCAAATTTATCGATAAGGACGGCTTCATCCGCATCAACCCGCTTGGCGGCTTCGATCCTCGCCAGCTCAATTCCCAGCGCGTCATCGTCCACACCGCAAAGGGTCCCCTCAATGGCGTCCTGATGTACGGTACCAAGCCCAAGCACTTGCTGACCGACGCTGAAGCGAACGCGGGTCAGAACTTGGACTCCTTCTTCGTCGACGTCGGCCTGGGCGACAAGACCAAAGACGTCGTCACCATTGGCGACATGGTCTCGATGAGCCGCCAAATGATCTCGCTGGGTGATCTCTTTAGCTGTAAGGCCATGGACGACCGCGTCTGCGTCTTCATCATGATCGAAGCCGTCAAGAAGGCCAAGAAGCACAAGGTCGATGTATACGCCGTCGCCACTGTCCAAGAGGAAATCGGCCTGCGCGGAGCCTCTGCCGCCGGTTCGGCCATCGCCCCCGACATCGTCGTCGCCCTCGACGTGACCCTGGCTAACGATATTCCCGGCGTGCCCGAGCAGGATCATGTCACCAAGCTCGGTAAGGGCGCGGCTATCAAGATTCTCGATGGTTCGCTCATTTGCCACCCCAAGGTCGTCGAGCACTTCCGCCAAGTCGCCATCAAGAACAAAATTCCCTATCAAATGGAAGTGCTTCCCCGTGGCGGCACTGACGCCGGTGGAATCCAGCGCCTGCACGGCGGCATCCCCGCCTTCACACTCTCCACGCCGACGCGGTACATCCACACTGTCAACGAGACGGTGCACAAAGACGACGTCAAGGCCTGTATCGACCTCCTCGCCAAGTACATCGAAAACGCCCACGAGGGCAACTACTCGTACGAATAA
- a CDS encoding PDZ domain-containing protein, which yields MRGLTFSGAVFGALLLGPYACAQLSYTVSDGPDTSKLHVHLEFKANSALTQLQMANWGPGSYRYANNWTRVSAPVMTVGGVDQTVDRVETGTLPKIVNWQVRTHIGDMVTVDYDVNVQFADGIGHYGGPATYMYPVGRTQEPCQLKFAFAKPTPIAIGIEPEVENTSYSIDTFDHLADNPVTYGDYTVDTYTQYGKTHYIAYRGAPAIVAGVDRDYVKKACQFVTMMEGDFFGGSVPYDRYVWHFAVNQGADGAGGLEHLSSTEISMAQGVGPGVVGVYAHEFFHLWNVKRIRSKILGPFDYTTLPQTGALWWLEGVTDYYAHTLLGRYGWYGKNERFDNSIDKMYGTLVQNVVSVRRNANRKIVSPYEASFRVREAANGVGNSQGYLISYYDTGWLCGLCLDIEILDQTKGKYSLDDVEHELYRLCKDNQPGFTEGKIRELVARFGGAESGKLYDQIIMHPGELPVEAQLAKIGLALATVEETYGKTPFLTEASPDDKALKVISSEVPGIKLGDLVTKINGTSFNSSDRRTLLGGFRDLTRNLKPGTKWSVTVISDGETKQVEVEVASATRNSYKVIETSSATPEQKRLRKLFESKKR from the coding sequence ATGAGGGGATTGACCTTTTCGGGCGCCGTGTTTGGCGCCCTTTTGCTGGGTCCCTATGCTTGCGCCCAGCTCTCCTATACGGTGTCCGATGGGCCGGATACCTCCAAGCTGCATGTTCATCTTGAGTTCAAAGCCAACTCGGCGTTAACTCAGTTGCAGATGGCGAACTGGGGGCCGGGTTCGTACCGCTACGCCAACAACTGGACTCGGGTTAGCGCGCCGGTGATGACGGTCGGTGGGGTGGATCAGACCGTCGACCGCGTGGAGACGGGCACTTTGCCGAAGATTGTGAATTGGCAGGTGCGGACTCACATCGGCGATATGGTGACGGTCGATTACGACGTCAACGTTCAGTTTGCCGACGGGATCGGCCACTACGGCGGCCCGGCAACCTACATGTATCCGGTTGGCCGCACCCAAGAGCCGTGCCAACTGAAATTTGCGTTCGCGAAGCCGACGCCGATCGCGATCGGAATCGAGCCGGAAGTTGAGAACACTTCGTACAGCATCGATACGTTCGACCATTTGGCCGATAACCCGGTCACGTACGGGGACTACACGGTGGACACCTATACGCAGTACGGCAAGACTCACTACATCGCATATCGCGGCGCTCCCGCCATAGTGGCGGGTGTCGATCGCGACTACGTGAAGAAGGCGTGCCAGTTCGTGACCATGATGGAAGGCGACTTCTTCGGCGGGTCTGTGCCTTACGACCGCTACGTGTGGCACTTTGCGGTTAACCAGGGTGCCGACGGCGCGGGCGGACTGGAGCATCTTTCTTCGACAGAGATTTCGATGGCGCAGGGCGTCGGTCCAGGTGTGGTGGGTGTGTACGCCCACGAGTTCTTCCATCTTTGGAACGTGAAGCGGATTCGTTCGAAGATCCTTGGCCCCTTCGATTACACGACGTTGCCGCAAACTGGAGCTTTGTGGTGGTTGGAAGGCGTTACGGACTACTATGCCCACACGCTTTTGGGACGATATGGCTGGTACGGCAAGAACGAGCGGTTCGACAACTCGATCGACAAGATGTACGGCACGTTGGTGCAGAACGTGGTTTCGGTGCGCCGAAATGCGAACCGAAAGATCGTGTCGCCGTATGAAGCCAGTTTCCGAGTTCGAGAGGCAGCGAACGGTGTCGGAAACTCGCAGGGGTACTTGATCAGTTACTACGACACCGGTTGGCTGTGCGGCCTGTGTCTGGACATCGAGATTCTGGACCAGACGAAAGGGAAGTACTCGCTTGACGATGTCGAGCACGAACTGTATCGACTCTGTAAGGACAATCAACCGGGATTCACCGAAGGCAAGATTCGGGAACTCGTGGCGCGATTTGGCGGTGCTGAGAGTGGAAAGCTCTACGACCAGATCATCATGCACCCTGGCGAACTGCCAGTGGAGGCTCAGCTAGCCAAGATCGGTCTGGCTTTGGCAACGGTCGAAGAGACCTATGGCAAGACGCCATTCTTGACCGAAGCGAGCCCAGACGACAAGGCACTGAAGGTGATTTCGTCCGAAGTGCCGGGTATCAAACTGGGCGATTTGGTGACGAAGATTAACGGCACCTCGTTCAATAGCAGCGACCGACGGACTCTGCTTGGCGGATTTCGCGACCTAACGCGAAACCTGAAGCCCGGCACCAAGTGGTCGGTGACGGTGATCTCCGACGGCGAGACGAAGCAGGTCGAGGTCGAGGTCGCGTCGGCGACGCGCAACTCGTACAAGGTGATCGAGACCAGCTCGGCAACGCCGGAGCAGAAGCGACTGCGCAAGCTGTTCGAGTCGAAGAAGCGGTAA
- a CDS encoding UMP kinase: protein MVSARKPFKRALIKLSGEALAGDLKFGLDPHILNYIAGEVAAVHRAGIQSAIVVGGGNFIRGETFSVEGGIDRSVADQMGMLGTLMNSLGLQSAIERQGIEVRVQSAITIASVAEPFIRRRTLRHMEKGRLVVLAAGTGNPFFSTDTAAVLRALEIEADVLVKATKVDGIYDSDPKKNPNAVRYDRLTYTKAIQDRLKVMDQTAFTMADEHKMPLIVLDFHKPGSLLDALTGGQSGTLVGDDNE, encoded by the coding sequence TTGGTATCTGCTCGAAAACCCTTCAAACGCGCCCTCATCAAACTCAGCGGCGAAGCTCTCGCCGGCGACCTCAAATTTGGCCTCGATCCCCACATCCTCAACTACATTGCCGGTGAAGTCGCCGCCGTCCATCGGGCCGGCATCCAGTCCGCGATCGTCGTCGGTGGGGGCAATTTCATCCGCGGCGAGACCTTCTCCGTCGAGGGCGGCATCGATCGTTCGGTTGCCGACCAAATGGGCATGCTAGGCACCCTGATGAATTCACTGGGTCTCCAGAGTGCAATCGAACGCCAAGGCATCGAAGTCCGCGTCCAAAGCGCGATCACCATTGCTTCGGTTGCCGAACCTTTCATCCGCCGCCGAACACTTCGCCACATGGAAAAGGGACGGCTCGTCGTCCTCGCCGCAGGCACCGGCAATCCCTTCTTCTCCACCGACACCGCCGCCGTCCTCCGCGCTCTCGAAATCGAGGCTGATGTCCTCGTGAAGGCCACCAAAGTTGACGGCATCTACGACAGCGACCCCAAAAAGAACCCCAACGCCGTCCGCTACGACCGCCTCACGTACACCAAGGCGATCCAAGATCGTCTCAAAGTCATGGACCAGACGGCGTTCACAATGGCCGACGAACACAAAATGCCGCTGATCGTTTTAGATTTTCACAAACCCGGAAGCCTGCTGGACGCCCTCACCGGTGGCCAGTCGGGAACTCTAGTAGGAGACGACAACGAATGA
- a CDS encoding ribosome recycling factor — MSVNEILQDAENKMQHAIDAMAHDFASYRTGRATPQVLERVHVEYYGTETPVNQIANVSVPEPRQLLIQPYEKHMLPVIERAIMKSDLGINPVNDGTGIRLTFPTMTEDRRKEMVKQVHARTEQCRVSVRNIRRDANEHLKALEKKKEITEDDLKSNEARVQKLTDNFIAKADDLGKKKETELLQV, encoded by the coding sequence ATGAGTGTAAACGAAATACTGCAGGACGCTGAAAACAAGATGCAGCACGCGATCGATGCAATGGCGCACGACTTTGCGAGCTACCGAACCGGACGAGCCACGCCCCAAGTGCTGGAGCGCGTGCACGTCGAATATTACGGAACGGAAACTCCGGTTAACCAAATTGCTAACGTCAGCGTGCCCGAACCGCGTCAGCTCCTGATTCAACCGTACGAAAAGCACATGCTCCCGGTCATTGAGCGGGCGATCATGAAGAGCGATCTCGGCATCAATCCCGTCAACGACGGCACCGGCATCCGCCTCACCTTCCCCACCATGACCGAGGATCGACGAAAGGAGATGGTCAAGCAGGTTCACGCCCGAACCGAGCAATGCCGCGTCTCGGTCCGAAATATCCGCCGCGACGCCAACGAGCACCTCAAGGCTCTGGAGAAAAAGAAGGAAATCACCGAGGACGACCTCAAATCGAACGAAGCCAGGGTGCAGAAACTGACCGACAACTTCATCGCCAAGGCCGACGACTTGGGTAAGAAGAAAGAGACGGAACTTCTCCAAGTCTAA